A region from the Palaemon carinicauda isolate YSFRI2023 chromosome 16, ASM3689809v2, whole genome shotgun sequence genome encodes:
- the LOC137655507 gene encoding uncharacterized protein: MKEIEKVKKEKQKIVEEKKKEKEKKARLKELEKQKKEKQKKLKEKKREKEKNARLKELEKEKKKKKKQKMKEIKKEKKEKQKKVKEKKKEKEKNARFRELEKKKKEKAKQKKLKEKMREREKNARLKELEKQKKEKQKIVKDKKKEKEKNARLKELEKRRKRN; this comes from the coding sequence atgaaagaaattgaaaaagtaaagaaagaaaaacaaaagatagtggaagaaaaaaagaaagaaaaggagaaaaaggcGAGGTTGAAAGAACTCGAAAAGcagaaaaaagagaaacaaaagaaactgaaagaaaaaaagagagaaaaggagaaaaatgcGAGGTTGAAAGAGctcgaaaaagagaagaaaaagaaaaagaaacaaaagatgaaagaaattaaaaaagagaagaaagaaaagcaaaagaaagtgaaagaaaagaagaaagaaaaggagaaaaatgcgAGGTTTAGGGAActcgaaaaaaagaagaaagagaaagcaaaacaaaagaaactgaaagaaaaaatgagagaaaggGAGAAAAATGCGAGGTTGAAAGAACTCGAAAAGcagaaaaaagagaaacaaaagatagtgaaagataagaaaaaagaaaaggagaaaaatgcgAGGTTGAAAGAACtcgaaaaaagaagaaagagaaactaa